One Rhinoderma darwinii isolate aRhiDar2 chromosome 6, aRhiDar2.hap1, whole genome shotgun sequence DNA window includes the following coding sequences:
- the LOC142656434 gene encoding melanin-concentrating hormone receptor 1-like, translating into MEVPADLREEISLQDNNSQIFHNFSSFDPSGNVAYANVIMPIVFGIICLLGIIGNSVVIYTVFKKSKFRCTSSVPDIFIINLSVVDLLFLLGMPFLIHQLLGNGVWHFGETMCTLITALDTNSQFTSTYILTAMSIDRYLATVYPFTSAKYRKPPIAIMVICILWVLSLLSITPVWMYARLISLPGGVLGCGITLPNPESDTYWYTLYQFFLAFAIPFAVISLAYRRILLKMASSEALTAQRSSRIRTKKVTRTAIAICLVFFICWAPFYVLQIIQLVMNQPTLAFHYAYCVAISMGYANSCINPFIYIILCETFRRRFIVSVRPAEDLPPGRIRMKFGTDPPSGSGQPLLHLVPVSSGS; encoded by the coding sequence ATCCTAGTGGCAATGTCGCCTATGCCAATGTCATAATGCCAATTGTTTTTGGAATTATTTGTTTGCTGGGAATTATTGGCAATAGCGTAGTCATCTATACCGTCTTCAAGAAATCCAAATTCCGATGTACCAGCAGTGTTCCTGATATTTTTATCATCAACCTTTCAGTGGTAGACTTACTCTTTCTTCTTGGGATGCCCTTTTTGATTCATCAGCTCCTTGGTAATGGTGTTTGGCATTTTGGAGAAACAATGTGCACACTTATTACAGCACTGGATACCAACAGTCAGTTTACCAGCACTTATATACTGACAGCCATGTCCATTGACAGATACCTTGCAACGGTTTACCCTTTTACCTCAGCAAAGTACAGAAAGCCACCTATAGCCATCATGGTCATTTGCATCCTATGGGTACTGTCTCTTCTAAGTATAACTCCGGTTTGGATGTATGCTAGACTTATTTCCCTTCCCGGTGGAGTCCTGGGCTGTGGCATTACCCTACCCAATCCAGAAAGTGATACTTATTGGTATACCTTGTATCAGTTCTTTTTGGCCTTTGCCATTCCATTTGCTGTTATCTCATTAGCTTATAGGCGAATTCTGCTGAAAATGGCTTCATCAGAAGCTCTCACAGCTCAGAGGAGCTCCAGGATAAGGACAAAGAAAGTGACGAGGACAGCTATAGCCATCTGCTTGGTGTTCTTCATCTGTTGGGCTCCTTTTTACGTACTGCAGATAATTCAGCTAGTCATGAACCAGCCTACACTTGCCTTTCATTATGCTTACTGTGTGGCTATCAGTATGGGCTATGCTAATAGCTGTATCAACCCTTTTATCTATATTATCTTGTGTGAAACCTTCAGGCGTAGGTTCATTGTCTCTGTCCGACCAGCAGAAGACCTTCCACCAGGCCGGATCAGGATGAAGTTTGGAACAGACCCTCCATCAGGTAGTGGTCAACCATTGCTTCACCTTGTTCCTGTTTCCTCCGGTAGCTAA